A single Altererythrobacter sp. BO-6 DNA region contains:
- a CDS encoding peroxiredoxin, with translation MAISVGDKLPDVKLVKATAEGPQPVSSAEYFAGKKVALFSVPGAFTPTCSARHLPGYVDKAAELKAKGVDEIVATAVNDAFVMGAWNKAAGSDDITMLADGNGDFAEAVGLTMDGSGFGMGKRGQRFSMVVEDGVVKELNVEAPGDFSVSSAEHMLGQL, from the coding sequence ATGGCAATTTCGGTGGGTGACAAGCTTCCTGACGTCAAGCTGGTCAAGGCAACGGCCGAAGGCCCGCAGCCGGTCAGCTCGGCGGAATATTTCGCTGGCAAGAAAGTGGCGCTTTTTTCGGTCCCGGGGGCCTTTACCCCGACCTGTTCGGCCCGCCACCTGCCCGGTTATGTCGACAAGGCGGCAGAGCTGAAGGCCAAGGGCGTGGACGAAATCGTCGCCACCGCCGTAAATGACGCGTTCGTCATGGGCGCCTGGAACAAGGCCGCCGGCAGCGATGACATCACCATGCTGGCTGACGGCAATGGCGACTTCGCCGAAGCCGTGGGCCTGACCATGGACGGTTCGGGCTTTGGCATGGGCAAGCGCGGCCAGCGCTTCTCGATGGTGGTCGAAGACGGCGTGGTGAAGGAACTCAACGTCGAGGCACCGGGCGATTTCTCGGTCTCGAGCGCGGAGCACATGCTCGGCCAGCTTTAA